One region of Culex pipiens pallens isolate TS chromosome 2, TS_CPP_V2, whole genome shotgun sequence genomic DNA includes:
- the LOC120414699 gene encoding uncharacterized protein LOC120414699, producing the protein MALIGGGFTPNKLFDNPELSDVAIVLDNDEGGATSTETKTFHGHRVILATMSDYFRSMLYGSFVEATKKEIRLPGVPYSAFVKVMQFVYYGWTRMEGGTLDEAVEHYTLVRMLLLDSKMNSSFEQMMLRQINTVEAWKKDLVTIFALAFEWDMPSLKKACISKISETANEFLENSSFLKLPLGAVQMMLDTSPIYCTRAELRQTIQAWIDHHNGEIAAGTADELIQKVSKLKKFCYNFKHFSLYPKKDQDKPEEPEQPLAECSKPMEALQAYSYKSKMKILKCFTLKGIKICLKANPQLGPQHGRIKSELELCLNISSTISPVFSEYKYSNSKQRNLTVRYDLTQQEQQSVTIFVPEIKCCKDAQVIFSFSWQGSGVQPLLHKYGPARSNKKLKADSSYVTHIIYRNEDEYDSDGRCQSCPGLYESDQYSSSSFFESSDEEMEPDRSSENASNED; encoded by the coding sequence CGTTGCGATCGTGCTGGACAACGATGAGGGTGGCGCCACATCCACGGAGACCAAGACGTTTCATGGCCACCGCGTGATTCTGGCCACCATGTCAGACTACTTCCGATCGATGCTGTACGGATCGTTCGTGGAAGCGACCAAGAAGGAGATCCGCCTGCCGGGAGTTCCGTACTCTGCCTTTGTTAAAGTTATGCAGTTCGTGTATTATGGCTGGACTCGAATGGAAGGCGGAACTCTGGACGAGGCTGTGGAGCATTACACGCTGGTCCGGATGTTGCTGCTGGATTCAAAGATGAACTCTTCCTTCGAGCAGATGATGCTCAGACAAATCAATACGGTTGAGGCGTGGAAGAAAGACCTTGTGACGATCTTTGCCTTGGCATTCGAATGGGACATGCCCTCGCTGAAGAAGGCATGCATCTCAAAGATCAGCGAAACCGCGAACGAGTTCCTTGAAAACAGCTCGTTTCTTAAACTGCCTCTGGGAGCTGTCCAAATGATGTTGGACACTTCCCCCATCTACTGTACCCGTGCTGAGCTTAGACAAACGATCCAGGCCTGGATTGATCACCATAACGGAGAAATCGCCGCGGGCACTGCAGacgaattgattcaaaaagtttCTAAACTTAAGAAGTTCTGCTACAACTTCAAGCACTTTTCACTCTACCCGAAGAAAGACCAAGACAAACCTGAGGAACCGGAGCAGCCGCTTGCGGAATGCTCAAAGCCCATGGAAGCTCTCCAAGCGTATTCGTACAAATCTAaaatgaaaattctcaaatgCTTCACGTTGAAAGGGATCAAGATTTGCCTGAAAGCGAACCCGCAATTGGGACCGCAGCACGGACGGATCAAATCGGAACTCGAGTTGTGTCTCAACATAAGTTCCACCATAAGCCCTGTTTTCTCCGAATACAAGTATTCCAACTCCAAACAGCGCAACCTAACCGTTCGCTACGACCTGACCCAACAGGAGCAGCAATCAGTGACGATCTTTGTCCCGGAAATAAAATGCTGCAAAGATGCTCAAGTGATTTTCAGCTTTAGTTGGCAAGGTTCCGGGGTGCAACCACTGTTGCACAAATACGGTCCTGCAAGaagcaacaaaaagctcaaggCGGATTCCTCGTACGTGACTCACATCATCTACCGGAACGAGGACGAGTACGACTCGGATGGCCGCTGCCAGTCGTGCCCCGGATTGTACGAGAGCGACCAATACTCATCGTCGAGCTTTTTCGAAAGCAGTGACGAAGAAATGGAGCCTGATCGGTCTTCCGAGAACGCCAGTAATGAAGATTAG